In Candidatus Thermoplasmatota archaeon, a single window of DNA contains:
- a CDS encoding M48 family metalloprotease codes for MSVANNLRAMALISVLLGLFAVIGYLVGWFFFGNPNVGLVLFLVLALAMNFASFFWADKIVLRMYRARVVDAASAPRLYRVVQDIAQRTNMPMPRVAIIPDDSLNAFATGRNPKNAVVAATRGILQALDDDELEGVMAHEMGHVINRDILVMGIAATVASAISFAASSATWGMIFGGGNRQGGNIWLLLIIAITAPIAAMMVQLAISRGREFGADATGARVSGKPLSLARALQKLERHNNRHPMEIGSPASAHLFIVRPFRGGGMVH; via the coding sequence ATGTCGGTTGCCAACAACCTTCGGGCGATGGCCCTCATCTCGGTCCTGCTGGGCCTCTTTGCCGTGATCGGGTACCTCGTGGGATGGTTCTTCTTCGGCAACCCCAACGTGGGGCTCGTCCTGTTCCTCGTGCTCGCGCTTGCCATGAACTTCGCGAGCTTCTTCTGGGCGGACAAGATCGTGCTGCGGATGTACCGCGCGCGCGTGGTGGACGCGGCCAGCGCGCCGCGGCTCTACCGCGTCGTGCAGGACATCGCGCAGCGCACGAACATGCCCATGCCGCGCGTGGCCATCATCCCCGACGACTCGCTCAACGCCTTTGCCACCGGGCGCAACCCAAAGAACGCGGTCGTGGCCGCCACGCGGGGCATCCTCCAGGCTCTCGACGACGACGAACTCGAGGGCGTCATGGCCCACGAGATGGGCCACGTCATCAACCGCGACATCCTCGTCATGGGCATTGCGGCCACGGTGGCCTCGGCCATCTCGTTTGCCGCCTCGTCGGCCACCTGGGGCATGATTTTTGGCGGCGGAAACCGCCAGGGCGGCAACATCTGGCTTCTCCTCATCATCGCCATCACGGCGCCGATTGCCGCCATGATGGTGCAGCTTGCGATCTCCCGCGGGCGCGAATTTGGCGCCGACGCCACCGGCGCGCGCGTGTCGGGCAAGCCGCTCTCGCTTGCCCGCGCGCTCCAGAAGCTCGAGCGCCACAACAACCGCCACCCCATGGAGATCGGAAGCCCCGCGTCGGCCCACCTCTTCATCGTGCGGCCCTTCCGGGGCGGCGGCATGGTGCACC